CTAGACCACCAATGATAATTGTAAATACACACATTATGACAGCTTCTAAAAGCCTACTAGGAAAACTCCTTAGCTCTCTCactgctctctacagctacagCAATTTCTATTGGCAGGACATCTGCCATATATAATTTTGTTGCCTGAGAAGCACTACTCTAGAGATGCTGTACAGTCGACAGTCTAGGGGCATTATCAGTTCCCACAGTGAGTGCTGGTAACTCACAGTGAACGGTCTGACCTTCTGAGGCTCCCTGCTTTGCATTCAGCTCTTACAGCAACAGCTTTGCTAGATATTTCTCCactgttttcttgctgttagcACATAGGACTAATAAAAGCAAGGAACTTGCTGTGAAACAGTAGACCTAGCTGCAGGTGTCAGCCCAGGAAGTgatttagagctggaaaaaGCTCTGAAAGACAGTTCAACATTAACTGTAGTAACTTTTTTGTAGAGAAAAACTTTCACAAAGAATGGCTTAACTGAGGGCAAATTACTACCACCTACACATGGGAATTTCAGGTATATTCACTTCCTTGTTCTCATCTCTCCCATCTGTTTCCTCTATTTTCGCATGCCCACATCACAAATAcatgttaatttcttttctcccatctgCCCTTCCCTGTTTCCTTACAGATTTGCCAGGGGCACAGAGAGTCTGGAAACACTCTCCTCTTCAATGGACAAACTCCAGAGGGAATTCAGagtaagaaaggaaattaattagGAGTTTCACTCAGCCAGGAAGGGTTCAAGAGTACAGCAGCCAAAGGCAACTCATGGTTTTGACTGGGTTGTCCAAACTTGCAAATCAAAGTACCTGTTTATTCAGTGTGGATGCTATACAAtaatatgaaatattaaatattcattcTCTTTAGCAAATTAGATCTTTCTCAAAAAGTTTTGGACCATCGTTTTAGTCGATCAAGTACTGCTGAAAGACCTTAGAGTGGTAATCTTAGCAAGCTCCTTTCCTCCTCGTTCTTATGAAAACTGAGATaaggaaagaacaagaaagacaGAATGAAGGATAGCTCACTGTATATAGAATGAACCTTTTGCTTATAACTAAGTGACCTGGACCCCAGGTGGACTCTGTAACAATGACAAGAGAACTCTTCAGTTCAAGAATTTTCTAGAGATATGATGTAATACAAAAGTAACTTCATGAATATACGTGTaatgtaatgaatatgtatatttaaTGATTGTATAATCACAGCTTGTTTGGTGTTTGAGCGGGACACacttggaggagctatcccccatctCCCGGCGCCACAATAAGGAATACCTGCTTAtcaacttaaactttgttggtGAGTTCTTGATAGATGCTACAACTCAAAACCTATCATACCAGTTTTGCACATCATTTAACGtaacattttgttattttttatatttgggAAACTTGCTCTGCgagatgcagaaagaaaaatatgtagcAAAGAAGTGTAGCAAGCTTAATTATTCTGCTGTACCAAAGTACACTCCAAATGCATAGCAGGATTCTcacaaacagaaatgaagatAGAAGTTTTTTCTGAGCAAAACATCAGAATCTAACATTTAAAAGTTACAGTGAATGTCTGCCACTATTCCAGTCTACTGTAGAAAGGCACATAGGGCACTATCATTTACCGCAGTGCCATGATGATGTAGCCGGAGATGGGATTAACAGTGGTAAGCATGCCTTCCCTCTCTTATTGTCTGTCCCCCAAATGTACCATGCTGAAAGCCCACTTTTAAACATGTGTGCTGTCTTGAAATTACATATCTGAACATAATGTAGTATAATTATGCCCTGTGACTGGACCAGAGCATTGTTAGCTCTATGAGGATTTTTTCTGCCATCTGTATTGATAAGTTGTAAAAGCATTGTCTCTTGTATGATGTGCACAAGGCAGTGACAACGTGCTAGCAATGAGCTAGCAATGCGCTGTTAACTGCCATTCTCAGCTTGGAGTTGGCATGTAAACTCCCACAACAGATAACTAATGTTGGGAGTTCACAGAAATACCTGTGAGAAAGAGATGAAAGCAAATTTATTATTACACctttttttaatagatactCTCTTAGCATCCTCTTATAGAAGATAACAGTTGGCTTTAGAACATAACTCATCCCATTACACCAGCTGGTGATAAACCCAGTTGTCTTCGCTAAAGCTTTGGTTTAATTCAACACCTTAACAGTTAAGATCCCTGAAAAAAACTGTCTTAATGAGATAACCCATGATCAACAGATATGCTACATGAAATCCTTATACATTTTTTCAGAGCCTTCAGGCTCAGTCTGCTTTGACCTTAATTTCATGAATTAGCCTTGCTGCTTTCCACTCTTCTGCATCAGACGGAGCATGGTTTCATCCTTTGGCTACTGAGATGCATCAGCATGTCTCCCCAACATTGCTTCTGCCAACCAGGTCAAGTCACACATAGGCTGGACATGCAAAAGGGAACAGGGCAGCAAATCGGTCGTGGACCATGTGAAAATGGTATCATATAGGTGAGAAGTTACAGAtgttagaagaaaaagcattttgttcttTACTTCCGAATGTAAGGAATACAAAGAATTTTGAGCTTGAAGGTGGCTATTAAGGACACAGACTTTATCACCACAGTCTAAATGCTGATGAAGCCTCACAGGAGGAGTGGGTACTTTGGATGGATCATGGTAAGAGTGGACATACACTTAGTATTTTCTAAGTTCACTGTGTCTGGTCAAGTTTTCCAGTATGTCTAGATTATTTCTGCTGAGACAATGAGGTGAAGTCTTGTCCTGGACAGCAAAGCAAGGCATTTGGGATATCAGCACTTAGCCATATAAATGGAATTTGAGCATTTTTTGAGGAACTGACTGGGATACTTCTACAAATGTGAAGAGAAGCTTCAAACAATCAGACAAATCCTACGAGCTTCCAAAAATGAACAGTATGATCCCTCATTGCTGGAGTCAGACACCATTTGGAGTCAGACTGTTTAAGCTGACTTGTCTGATATTTTATTGAGCCAGCACCAAGACTTCAACCACCAAGAAAGATAAGCCAAAGAACAGCTTTGTGGCAGGTTCATCTCCAACAAATGGACCACAGTGGGGTAAGCTGAGTGACAAGAGCACTGAGAAGTAAGGTACAGGAATAGACACCTGGAAGGTGACAACAGCACCAAGAAGAGCTTTAAATCCATCAGGGAATCAGCCAATATGATCTGGGCCAAATGGACAGAAACCTgagcttctgctctgctcccgGAGTCTCTGTTCCCACTTTACTAGAAGATATTTAAGgaatttctcttctgcagccagaAGACTAAGAAAATGCTAGCAAGTTTTAACAACTGTAGTTCTGTGGATGGTTTATATTGTTTTCCAAGACTAAGTCCTAATTTCAAAGGGGGTCAAAATCCCTCTGATAAACAAATCAGAAATTCTGGGGTTTTAGCCTGGCATCAACAAGAAGGAGCCAGGTCTAGTCCAGCCTAAGCCCTACATTAAATCCACACAGAGAACCAGCTTCTCAGAGCtcctgcagaaataaaagaatgtttttttcaaGGATCATGCCTGAAGAAATCACTGCAGTAACATCATTCAGTCTGAGTCAAGAGTTTGATGGcaatcctcaaaaaaaaaaaaaaaaaaaaagtgggggaaCTATATACAccaaaaatgaagatttttcactgaaataatttgtcTTATAAACCATGTCAGGTATGGTGAATGCAAAGAATTGAAGATAAGTGAAAAAACACTCCAAACTGCATTCTTATAGCCTGTACATAGACCTGGGGGTAGACCAAGAACTAATCCTCAAAAAGCAACCACTGACCAAATAATCTGAGTTCAGAAAGAGGTATGTACAAAGAAGCCTGTTCAAACAAATTAGGAAAGCATGCAGCACAAACAAATCACTGAAAGCCTCCAGTCAGTTCCTGTGAAGACTAAGGATAATTGAATTGAACACAGAATGCTAAGTATATGGACTATAAATACCTTCCCTTTTTCCATGCATATTTCATAGCCTAGGGCATTGGAGGCAGATGTGGATGTGAAATGAAATTCCTATTCCTTGTCAATTTTGAACAATTATCAGAAACAAAATTTTATCAAGTAGCTGTCATTTTTGCCAGAAGATCAATGGATAACCTTGGAGCTGTACCATTCCCCACTGCTTTGCTGGCCACATTTTGCTCTGCCCCTGTGACTAAACGTTAGGTCCTTGAACTAGTCTTAGGAATCGTGTACTCCTTTAAATTTTAAGAGAGCAACAGCGCTTGAATGACATAGGGACTgctagaggaaataaaaataagaaaactgcGTTACTTGTGAGAAAGCAGAACTTTCTCCACCTCAGTGACTACTGTCCACATCTAGTGTAGGGAAAATTAATTCCAATTAAGAAAATACTTATCTCAGAGTCTTTGCTGTCACGTTGACAGATGTCAGATACTGTTTAAATTGTCAGTTGACTTTGAGGCCTACTGCATCAGATATCAAGGTCTTGCTCattctatttaaaaacaagaattaaCACAAtaatctgtttctttctcttaccATTATGGGGACATCTTTTGCTTGTTGCTGATataaaacatagaatcatagaatggtttgcattggaaggttctgggctgcgagcacacactgaagccagctcatgttaagtttctcatcaaccaacacccccgacacctcctcagggctgctctcaatccattctcttcCCATCCAGtatctgtgcttgggattgcgcTGACTCAGGTGTGAGACCTTGCTCTTCGCCtcgctgaacttcatgaggtttgcaacATGCCCTTTCCTATTACCTTGCGATCTCCCTGTCTGACTTCTTCTGATTTACACAAAGATTGGATATGCACTATGGATGTTCACAGTAATCAGCACAATAAGCACGCTGGCTGGGACTCTCAATCTCACCAAACACAACGCATCCATAAGCACATGTGTAACGCTGCATTGTAAGTTAACATTTCTCTGAAATGTAAACCTGTTTACTTCCCAGTATAATTCCCACATCTAATTAATACTTGTCTAATATACATGCTATAACGAAGAATGCTCTTTGATGCTacatttcttattctttctcaattgctattaaaaaataattgcaatATATTCAAGAGACACTAGAGGGAAGCAAAGACATCGCAATAACCCTCTCTAATACAGCTTGCAGTTctaaaggcaaaaccaaaaccaaaacatcctTAACATAGAATAAAAAATACCAGTTATACTTACTATATGAAAAGATGCCAAACAAATTATTGATTTATAGCACggatttgctgtttctttttcagtggcACTCTGCATGCTGTTAGGCTCCGTGCTATCCCCTCCAGGTCTTTGCTTTGTGATGCTGACAGCCTGGAAACTTTCACAGTTGTATCCCTTGACAGTAATCTCATGAAGCATTGAGACAGTATGGTAACTTGCTAATATACACTGTAAATACGGGTGGTGAATGTGTTAGTGtgctttcttccttgttttctgtttgttgcaCAGTCGCTCCAGTAGTTCCTACTCTGGACATAagtattttgctatttttttcagCACCCATCACGATGAGCCCAGTTCATCCCTCCTGTGTTCCCCTTCACCAGCATTATAAAAAGGACTCACTTTCAAGCACAGTACAGAGGTAAGTCAGATGCAAATACGGTCAGAACAACTGGTTTGTAttcctgctctgagctgcagtgATCAGCACAGGGCTTCTTTAGGGTACCCCAAAAAGCTCTGGTCATGTGTTTGACTTCCTCTAAAGttcccctttcctctctcccccaACTTCTTACTCTGCCATCCACATTTGCTCCAAAACAAGCAGCTGTTTACCCTTTCACCACTGCCTGCAATTTTTCTGACTTGATATCTTCATTTAGTTTTTATGATATGGCTGCCCTGGTACTTTCTACCCTGGCTATCAACTGTGTTAAGTTCATACTGCTTTATTTTGCCCATAGtgtgctgctgtttctcatCCTACTGTCTTTTTAGAAGCGCCGCAAATCAGGGTTAACCACTGGCACGTATACTGTAACATATCTGTTTATCTCCACTCCCCAGCAAGAGGggtaacaaaaaaaccaaaaccaaaaaacatttgATATACAAAATAAGCTGATGGTAACACAATGCCAAAAATAGCTTATATGTTAAGTGCAAGGGAGAAAAGCCTTGATATAAAGCTTGATTGCAACAACATATCAATTTACCAGTTTAAATACAAGacttgcattaaaatatttcttgctctctaaggtgattttttttttttttaatttatatacaCATATCCAGTTTAACACTTGACAGTAGTCTCATGAAGCATTCAAAGAGTATAACTTGATAAGTACACACTGTAGATATGAGTGGTTAATGTCTGTATGATCTCTTCCTTCAAGGGTTTATAACATTATGTTGAGTACTAGCCTCAGACAGGTGACCAGCCACCTGATACAGTATAATACCCCCAAGCCCTTCCCCAAAGTCCCACAGTCAACACTTCCAGTTCTCACTGGATCCAGATGGTGTTGCCTCTTTCTGGTCTGCGAGACTCCACTGTCAGTTCTCCGAAAGTGGAGAAAAACTGctccatttccttctgcaacatatcatttctcttctctgcaTCTTCCTTGGCTCGTTCTGCATTGCGCATTTTGATTTCTACCATTGTGAACTTCTTTCGCTCTTGATCCAGTTCTTCATGCAGGGCCATCATTTCTGTCTCTAGGGTGAGATTTCTCTGCTCCAagctgcaaaatgaaataaaagcagacagCTCCTGAGCAGCACTCCTTATTCACTCAAGCAGAAATGCACACCAACAATGAattgatatttttctcttttacaaaGCTTAGACTGAGTTTTTGAGAGGTGTAGCTGCAAACCATGGCTTCATCAACGAACCATTCTCATAAGGCAATCTCTCTGGTAGCTCATTTAGAAAACGCCTAGTAACAGCCACTGGCAAGGTGCGCAGTAGCAAGTGACTCCATCTAATTCTCCAATAACAGGCTAagtattcctttttcttctggaagtgttcacacccAGGTCCTGCTGCAGTTGTGCTATTGTCACAAAGTCAGGCTAATGCCCTGAATGCCTTGTTTCACTGCTAGTCTCCTTTGTTCATCTGATATATCTTCTACATCTGTTTGCAAACCCGGATTGACAACTTCAAAAATAATGATCTTATTTCAGATCCAGCCTTCCAATGGAAAGCATTAGAAATCCTAGTAGTACTAAACACACAATCGTCATGCATAGTAAACATTCTAAGAAAGGCTCTATTATACTATATACTGCACTGAAAATAGCTATGTGGGTGAAAGACTGCAATATTCTGTATGCCGCACTTTCACTCACAGCTACTATTGCCAGTAGCTCTCACATACTGTGATCCAGCTATGACTTGCAGTGCCAGAGATACCAACgcaaagagctgcagtgcaACACAGGTGAGACAAGTCCTGAACAGATTTATGGAAGGACCTTTATTACAAAGAGTACAttcagctctgcactgctgtGTGCAGTAGTTAATACTAAATCCACACTTTAAAGTTACTTGCTGATCATTACAGCCATCCATCCTGGTAACCTCATTGTATGTGAGAAGAGTCCACATTATCTATAGGCAAAGATGTGTctcttccttgccttctttAACAGGTCCgagctgtgaaggaaaggtaAAGCAGCTGCACGGAGATAGGACAGTGAACAGAGGTAACTCCCAGATGCAGTGGTGTCTCAAGAGGAATGAGGACACTGGAAAGGAGTTCCAGCAGTCCTCAAAACTACAGATGGATTAAGGCATGCACTGCTTTCACCAAAAGGTGATGCTCAGTTACTCTTCTGGAGTACCTGGTATCAGTTACTCCAGAACTGAGTTACTGTTCTTAGTTCTGGAGAACAGCTATCAAACTAATGAAAACACTGTGAGAGCCTAAGGATTTTGGGATATTATACAGAAACCCACATGGTTCTGGCTTTATTGTTGACAACAATAGGATAGCATGTCACAACCATGGCAATCAATTGCCTTGAAACAAACCCCTTTGTATCATGATATCACAAATGCAATATCAGAGTACGTCAACATTGAAAGATGGGAAACTGTGGTGAGCACTCAGTGactgcagctggtgcagatTGCTAGTGAGccacaaaagggaaaacagcttgGATTTGCTCTGTAAAAGGCAGTAAGATAGGAGACCAAACTGGCTTACCTTTTTATCCTTGTTTCATACTCTAGTTTCTGCTTGGCCATCTCTTGCTTCAAGCTGGACACCAGGCTGTGCAAAGCACTGTGATTGTTAGTACTGTTGGCCACAAATGTTTCACTGTTATCGCTGCTGCTGGTAGCTCGGCTGCTGTGGCCCCCCACACTCCTCCTGTCACTTTTGTTCTCATAGTCACCCGGGTTTGAGAGGTCTTCATGTGGTGGTCCATCCAGCACAGAGTCTTCAAAGTTACCCGCATAAAAGTCCTGTTCAGGGCAGGTGGTGGTGGATGAACGACAGGAGTTTGAGTGCTCAGGAAGGGATATTTCACAAGAGGACGTTGACCAGGTGGCACTGTCCACACTCTGTTTGTCCTCAGAGTTCACCATAGAGAACTGCTGGTGGACATTGTCATAGGTGGAAAGCCGGTTGTGCTGGCCTGACTCACTCACCGACTCCTTCTGCTTGTTATCCCTCAGTGTGACATAGCCATTGGGCACCCAGCCCGGGGTCCGACTGTTGATGGTGTTGCTGTGCCCATCTGTGCTGGAAACACCCATTCGCACACCCCCATTCTGTACGCTGTGTGTGCCCATCTTAGTCACTGGTCCTTTCAGGGATGATGTTCTCCTGGCTTGCAAGGTACAGTTTGGTAAGGTCTGGCTCTTCTCAGGGccttccacagagctgctgaaggacCCATTGGTGACAATGCCACTGCCTTTATtgaaagcaggattttttttcaccatGAGCGGTGGGCTTCTGGTGACATCTAGTTTCTGGATGCTGTTCCTGGGACTGCTTGTCttgctccctggcagagcagttGGAGACTCATTGTCCATGCTTCCCTTTTGGGGAGACTCAGGTTTGTCCCAAGAGCAGCGCCTCACTGCTGTCTCCTTGGTGTTGTTGTTCTCTTTGTTCTGTAGCTGCCCTGCAATTGCTTTCTTTGGCAATTCATTGTTGTTGTTGCATACCTCGGGTCCCATCTGGGGGTCTGCATCCTTGGGAAACAGCTCTTCATGTTTGCTGATCATCACTGACATTAGCTGCTGGACTACTACTGTACCTGGAAGGCAATACCAAGCACATGGTCATTACTGGCCTGCTTTGTTTAAggcattaatatattttatccAGCAGATTCCACAGATACACGGTAAAAAATCAACTTATATAAACATTTCATCCACCTGTGTAACACTCTGAGCATTTAAAACACTTGAAGTGCCTCTGACAACTGGGCCAGATCAGCACCACCTCTTCCTTCTGTCAAACCAAGCCAGCAAGACTCACAGACCTTTAAGGACAGGATTTTTTGCAAAGAAGCTATTACCATGAGAGTAACTGCATCTCAGGAAGACCACAGAAGGAGATAATAGATAACATCATTGCAAATGGGATAACACCATTGCAAATGATGTGCTATAACTCAATGTAGCaatcatttttaaaatcaatgtcTTATTCTGGCACAGCACATTTATTTAGTagtttaacagaaaacaagcaggcAAGGGATTTGCAGCTGCTGAAACTATGCCACATTATAGCACAGCATGGAACTAAAGCACAGTTTGCTACTTGCTGCAATAAATGGCCACCTTTCCTCTTAAGGAGCCACCCCTTGGTGTGCACACTATTTGACTGCACTGTAATTTACACACTGACATTTACAATTGGACTTGGGGTAATAAAGATGTGCAACTTTATTTTGTTAAGCAGACCCTCATTAAGGATTATTAAGAATATTTCAGGAACAAGGTCAAGGTAGTTAAAATAACCACCCATTTTCCAGCTCCCAGAGAGCCTTCAGATGTACATTGTGCTCTTCTAGTCCATGACTTCCCACTGTGCAATATCTTTTCACACACAACTCCTTTGCAGTATTCTAGCTCTGCATACCCCACCGTTTAAAAATGCAACTACTAAGAGGCAATTCAATGTAGGTACCTGACAACATCTTTTTTAGTGTTcctgtttgtttatttgctaAGGAAAATTCACACATTAGAACTATGCATTTCTAATGGAAAATTTACTTAGCACATTTACCTGTGTTCCTTCCAGAAACATTAGCTGTTATGTGCAGAATTTTGCACAAACAATGCACTGTACTCAGTACTTTTACTACTGTATTGGCCAGGAAAAGAACGCTTCATGATTGGAATTCTGGAAAACATCTCttgaaccaaacaaaaacaagtcCTCATCCGCGTTATACAAGTATGGTTACCCATAGCTGCATGTTTGACTTTGTACAACAGAAGCACTCTGTATCTTCCACAAAGCAAAGAGCAGAGGGGCCATGAGCTCCAATTGATGCACAGTCTTTGTTCCTATACATTTAATTATGCACAGCCCAATTGCAAATCAGCATTGTCCCATGTCAAATCTTGAAGTTATGCTTAAAGTGGAGTCATAAACCTCCTTCATCAAACCTGTTTCtcattagttaaaaaaaaaattcccttcGATTTTATTTAGGAATGGCTAACTCCTCTCTCCCTATCCCGATTCTCTATTTGTCTAGGCTGTCCCAGGTGAGCTGAAGATCCCATCAGTAAATGTCATCCTGTGAGATACCATTCTCACTGACTCCAATGGTACAAATCAGCTCCCTGACATCTCTCACTAATTCCAACCTATTAAAAAATTTGAAGTACTTTTTGTACTATTTAATGCAAAAGCTTGGGAAAAAAGGGACAGTTTGATGTCTGACCTAGAAAAACATTCACAGCAGTTATCTCTCAGGCTGCTAAGCTCTACGGCAGTGGCAGGGTGAGAAAAACTATTATTCCAGCCAGCCTGGCAGTTCTGAAGACgcagaaataaatcaaaagtGAAGTGATAGggagcaaacacacacacacacacacacacacacacacacacacacacacacacaaatgtaaCTCCTGAGAGAGATATGGCAAGAtagcagaagaggaaggaaaaaagcaggaaactcTCTTATGGTTtctcttttctaaataccaCTGAGAGATGATATAAGAGATGTAAAATACAACTGCAATGACACAGTAAAGCTTATCTCTGCACCCCTGTATCTGATAGTCACAGTGCATTTAAGACAAGTATGTATagaaaaaagggggaagctGTAAAAGCTGATTTAAGAGCATTTGAAGCTGCAGAGGTTTGATGATGCTCATGCACAGTCAATAAACATGCACATACATTGGACACCTGCTCTTGCAAACCATTTTAAGTCAAATGCATGATCAAAAAATTCTCTGCGACAATAAGAATCCAGGCATTCAAGTGAACATGATGATTAAGTGTGAAGCGTGATTAAGATGAgaagtgtggccagcaggctCGGGGGACGTGATCTTGCCCCCTcaactctgctctcatgagaccccacttgcagtactgcatccagctctgggcaCCCCAGCACAAGAAGTATGTGGACCTGTCAGGGCaagccagaggaggccacaaagatgatcagaggctGAAGTGCCTCTCCTTTGAGGAcagtctgagagagctgggcttattcagcctggacaagagaaggctccagggagatctCCGAACAGCTTCCATTACATAGAGGAGGTCTACAAGAAAGCTTTTTACACAGGCatgtactgacaggacaagggtgaatggcattaaactgaaagaaggtagatttagattagatagccggaagaaattcttcactatgagggtggtgagacactggcacagggtgcccaggggagttgtggctgccgcatccctggcagtgttcaagtccaggttggacagggcttggagcaacctgctctagtggaaggtgtccctgcccatggcagggggttggaactggatgagctttaagatcccttccaaaccaaaccattctctgagtCCATATTTAAAAACCCTTTCCACATGAGTTTTTTTGGCTTCTCTGAACTACTGTTCAAAAAGCTAACCCCGACTATCCACTGCTTTCATACATGATTTAGAAACACCATGTGTCTGTTCACAGCCACATAGTTGTTTTaagaattaaaaggaagaaggaggaaacaTAAGTCTTCAGAAGAACAAGCAGATTAACAAAGTGTATGGAAAATTGTTGTAtctggggaagagaaaagcatcatactcacagaaaaagaagaaaacaatacaCTCTCAAATAAGCTATAGACACTGCGTTTTTGAGTTTCGGTAAAATTTTCAGTGTAGAGTCTGTGTACAGCCCTAATTTCTGGAAATGTTAAGTAAATCTCAAATATTAATCAAAAAGCATttgaagggagaaaaagcatCATGTACTTCATGGAGAATTAAAGTCACAATTTATTATAGGAGGAGATTGTCATGGCCATATTTTTGTCTCAATATAGCAAAATGTTACAGCTGAACATTGTTGTAAATAATAGAATACAGCTGACAGTTTGATCACTGGTGTGCCAGAAGGCATGCAATATATACCACTGCTTTGTGAGGGATCCAACAGCGATCACTGCAGTATGAACCTGTGCTAACTTTTTCTCACCCTGAAGAACCACAGGTAAAATATTAATTGCACTCCAGCCACATGTGCTGAATGAAAACATACCATATTTGCAGCaagttttgagaaa
The sequence above is a segment of the Lathamus discolor isolate bLatDis1 chromosome 1, bLatDis1.hap1, whole genome shotgun sequence genome. Coding sequences within it:
- the ARHGAP24 gene encoding rho GTPase-activating protein 24 isoform X3 produces the protein MLKRRLLLIRMEIGGDRERMTANHETYLLMASTQNDMEDWVKSIRRVIWAPFGGGIFGQKLEDTVRYEKRYGNRLAPMLVEQCVDFIRQRGLKEEGLFRLPGQANLVKELQDAFDCGEKPSFDSNTDVHTVASLLKLYLRELPEPVIPYAKYEDFLSCAKMLSKDEEMGLIELVKQVKSLPAVNYNLLKYICRFLDEVQSYSGINKMSVQNLATVFGPNILRPKVEDPLTIMEGTVVVQQLMSVMISKHEELFPKDADPQMGPEVCNNNNELPKKAIAGQLQNKENNNTKETAVRRCSWDKPESPQKGSMDNESPTALPGSKTSSPRNSIQKLDVTRSPPLMVKKNPAFNKGSGIVTNGSFSSSVEGPEKSQTLPNCTLQARRTSSLKGPVTKMGTHSVQNGGVRMGVSSTDGHSNTINSRTPGWVPNGYVTLRDNKQKESVSESGQHNRLSTYDNVHQQFSMVNSEDKQSVDSATWSTSSCEISLPEHSNSCRSSTTTCPEQDFYAGNFEDSVLDGPPHEDLSNPGDYENKSDRRSVGGHSSRATSSSDNSETFVANSTNNHSALHSLVSSLKQEMAKQKLEYETRIKSLEQRNLTLETEMMALHEELDQERKKFTMVEIKMRNAERAKEDAEKRNDMLQKEMEQFFSTFGELTVESRRPERGNTIWIQ
- the ARHGAP24 gene encoding rho GTPase-activating protein 24 isoform X4, whose translation is MMPEDRNAGVRSPGALAAAPFIPKTTYRRIKRCFSFRKGIFGQKLEDTVRYEKRYGNRLAPMLVEQCVDFIRQRGLKEEGLFRLPGQANLVKELQDAFDCGEKPSFDSNTDVHTVASLLKLYLRELPEPVIPYAKYEDFLSCAKMLSKDEEMGLIELVKQVKSLPAVNYNLLKYICRFLDEVQSYSGINKMSVQNLATVFGPNILRPKVEDPLTIMEGTVVVQQLMSVMISKHEELFPKDADPQMGPEVCNNNNELPKKAIAGQLQNKENNNTKETAVRRCSWDKPESPQKGSMDNESPTALPGSKTSSPRNSIQKLDVTRSPPLMVKKNPAFNKGSGIVTNGSFSSSVEGPEKSQTLPNCTLQARRTSSLKGPVTKMGTHSVQNGGVRMGVSSTDGHSNTINSRTPGWVPNGYVTLRDNKQKESVSESGQHNRLSTYDNVHQQFSMVNSEDKQSVDSATWSTSSCEISLPEHSNSCRSSTTTCPEQDFYAGNFEDSVLDGPPHEDLSNPGDYENKSDRRSVGGHSSRATSSSDNSETFVANSTNNHSALHSLVSSLKQEMAKQKLEYETRIKSLEQRNLTLETEMMALHEELDQERKKFTMVEIKMRNAERAKEDAEKRNDMLQKEMEQFFSTFGELTVESRRPERGNTIWIQ
- the ARHGAP24 gene encoding rho GTPase-activating protein 24 isoform X2, with the protein product MEEHNGSAETPPPSQGRHSAIKCGWLRKQGGFVKTWHTRWFVLKGDQLYYFKDEDETKPLGTILLPGNRVIEHPCNEESPGKFLFEVVPGIFGQKLEDTVRYEKRYGNRLAPMLVEQCVDFIRQRGLKEEGLFRLPGQANLVKELQDAFDCGEKPSFDSNTDVHTVASLLKLYLRELPEPVIPYAKYEDFLSCAKMLSKDEEMGLIELVKQVKSLPAVNYNLLKYICRFLDEVQSYSGINKMSVQNLATVFGPNILRPKVEDPLTIMEGTVVVQQLMSVMISKHEELFPKDADPQMGPEVCNNNNELPKKAIAGQLQNKENNNTKETAVRRCSWDKPESPQKGSMDNESPTALPGSKTSSPRNSIQKLDVTRSPPLMVKKNPAFNKGSGIVTNGSFSSSVEGPEKSQTLPNCTLQARRTSSLKGPVTKMGTHSVQNGGVRMGVSSTDGHSNTINSRTPGWVPNGYVTLRDNKQKESVSESGQHNRLSTYDNVHQQFSMVNSEDKQSVDSATWSTSSCEISLPEHSNSCRSSTTTCPEQDFYAGNFEDSVLDGPPHEDLSNPGDYENKSDRRSVGGHSSRATSSSDNSETFVANSTNNHSALHSLVSSLKQEMAKQKLEYETRIKSLEQRNLTLETEMMALHEELDQERKKFTMVEIKMRNAERAKEDAEKRNDMLQKEMEQFFSTFGELTVESRRPERGNTIWIQ
- the ARHGAP24 gene encoding rho GTPase-activating protein 24 isoform X7, producing the protein MLVEQCVDFIRQRGLKEEGLFRLPGQANLVKELQDAFDCGEKPSFDSNTDVHTVASLLKLYLRELPEPVIPYAKYEDFLSCAKMLSKDEEMGLIELVKQVKSLPAVNYNLLKYICRFLDEVQSYSGINKMSVQNLATVFGPNILRPKVEDPLTIMEGTVVVQQLMSVMISKHEELFPKDADPQMGPEVCNNNNELPKKAIAGQLQNKENNNTKETAVRRCSWDKPESPQKGSMDNESPTALPGSKTSSPRNSIQKLDVTRSPPLMVKKNPAFNKGSGIVTNGSFSSSVEGPEKSQTLPNCTLQARRTSSLKGPVTKMGTHSVQNGGVRMGVSSTDGHSNTINSRTPGWVPNGYVTLRDNKQKESVSESGQHNRLSTYDNVHQQFSMVNSEDKQSVDSATWSTSSCEISLPEHSNSCRSSTTTCPEQDFYAGNFEDSVLDGPPHEDLSNPGDYENKSDRRSVGGHSSRATSSSDNSETFVANSTNNHSALHSLVSSLKQEMAKQKLEYETRIKSLEQRNLTLETEMMALHEELDQERKKFTMVEIKMRNAERAKEDAEKRNDMLQKEMEQFFSTFGELTVESRRPERGNTIWIQ